AGCACATACTCTAAGTCCGTTCATTATACTATTAAACTGCTCATTATTTTTTAGACTATAGAAAAACTTAGAAACAATCATACATATTATAAATGCAGGTAAAAATATTCCAAATGTAGCAACAGAAGAACCCAATACACCMGCAACTTTATAACCCACAAAAGTAGCAGCATTAATAGCTATAGGACCCGGAGTTACTTGAGATATAGCAACAAGATTAGAAAACTCGCTAGGGCTAACCCAGCCATAACCTTCTAATATTCCTAAAAGTAACGCTATAATAGCATACCCGCCGCCATAAGTAAAAATTCCAAGCTTTGCAAATATATAAAACAATCTAAAATATATCATTATTAATTCCTAATAAACTTTTTACTAATCAAATAATAAAGCCAACCCAAAAAAGCAGAAAGAAGCAAAGTATATATTACATTAAAATTAAGAAATACAACTAAAATAAAACTTAAAATAAAAAGTAAAGCAGTAAATTTATTTTTTAAAACGCTCTTTCCCATATCATAAGCAGATAGAAGTATTAAAGCAGCTATTGCCCCCTTTATACCTAAAAAAGCTTTATTCACATATTCTAAGCTTTGTACTCTTTCAAATATAGGAGCTATTATAAGTATAATAATA
This sequence is a window from Brachyspira sp. SAP_772. Protein-coding genes within it:
- a CDS encoding chromate transporter, with product MIYFRLFYIFAKLGIFTYGGGYAIIALLLGILEGYGWVSPSEFSNLVAISQVTPGPIAINAATFVGYKVAGVLGSSVATFGIFLPAFIICMIVSKFFYSLKNNEQFNSIMNGLRVCAVALIASAVITFCKDAFFVKLTDSSILNNVAFIKNIFNYISPVGLFIFALSLFLKKIRVAGRKVPIIAIILIAAVIGVILY
- a CDS encoding chromate transporter, with protein sequence IIILIIAPIFERVQSLEYVNKAFLGIKGAIAALILLSAYDMGKSVLKNKFTALLFILSFILVVFLNFNVIYTLLLSAFLGWLYYLISKKFIRN